The following are encoded together in the Salmonella enterica subsp. enterica serovar Choleraesuis genome:
- the thiM gene encoding hydroxyethylthiazole kinase produces MQPDLLSVAAVNQAQRDLRQHSPLVHCLTNDVVQNFTANVLLALGASPAMVVDPEEAALFSQHADALSVNLGTLTQGQMTTIRAAIGGAREAKKPWALDPVAVGALPLRTRFADELINLQPAAIRGNASEIMALSGSNGLGRGVDSTQSALQALPAAQDLARRTGAVIAVTGEVDYVTDGERTVAVEGGDPLMTRVVGTGCALSAVVAACCALPGDRLLNVAAACAMMSRAGQRAASICQGPGSFVPEFLDALYNSDVEKQQ; encoded by the coding sequence ATGCAACCTGACCTGCTATCCGTTGCCGCCGTAAATCAGGCGCAGCGTGACCTCCGCCAGCACTCACCGCTGGTGCACTGCCTTACTAATGATGTCGTGCAAAACTTCACTGCTAACGTGCTGCTGGCGCTTGGCGCCTCCCCGGCAATGGTTGTTGACCCGGAAGAAGCGGCGCTGTTTAGCCAGCATGCCGATGCGCTTTCGGTCAATCTTGGAACTCTCACCCAAGGGCAAATGACGACTATCCGCGCCGCTATCGGCGGTGCCCGCGAGGCTAAAAAGCCCTGGGCGCTTGACCCGGTTGCGGTGGGCGCGTTGCCGCTGCGCACCCGCTTTGCCGATGAGCTTATTAACCTTCAACCCGCCGCTATACGCGGTAATGCCTCTGAAATCATGGCGTTATCAGGCAGTAATGGCCTGGGGCGCGGTGTTGATAGCACCCAAAGCGCACTCCAGGCGCTGCCGGCGGCTCAGGATCTGGCGCGCAGGACCGGCGCAGTGATTGCCGTAACCGGGGAAGTGGATTATGTCACCGATGGCGAACGCACGGTGGCGGTGGAAGGTGGTGACCCGCTGATGACCAGGGTTGTCGGTACCGGCTGTGCGCTTTCCGCCGTAGTGGCGGCCTGCTGCGCACTGCCTGGCGACAGGTTACTTAATGTGGCGGCGGCCTGCGCAATGATGTCGCGCGCCGGTCAGCGTGCGGCCAGCATATGCCAGGGGCCGGGCAGCTTTGTGCCTGAATTCCTGGATGCGCTATACAATTCTGATGTGGAGAAACAACAATGA
- a CDS encoding hydroxymethylpyrimidine/phosphomethylpyrimidine kinase, whose protein sequence is MKRINALTIAGTDPSGGAGIQADLKTFSALGAYGCSVITALVAQNTRGVQSVYRIEPDFVAAQLDSVYSDVRIDTTKIGMLAETDIVEAVAERLQRYQVKNVVLDTVMLAKSGDPLLSPSAIATLRTRLLPQVSLITPNLPEAAALLDAPHARTEQEMLEQGRALLGMGCGAVLMKGGHLDGAQSPDWLFTPDGEQRFTAPRIVTKNTHGTGCTLSAALAALRPRHDSWGATVEQAKAWLSEALAQADTLEVGEGIGPVHHFHAWW, encoded by the coding sequence ATGAAACGGATCAACGCCCTAACCATCGCCGGTACCGATCCGAGCGGCGGTGCCGGTATACAGGCCGATTTAAAAACCTTTTCGGCACTGGGCGCCTATGGCTGCTCCGTTATCACTGCGCTGGTGGCGCAAAACACCCGCGGCGTACAATCGGTATACCGAATCGAGCCTGATTTTGTTGCCGCCCAGCTCGATTCGGTTTACAGCGATGTACGTATCGATACCACCAAAATCGGCATGCTGGCAGAGACTGATATCGTAGAAGCGGTGGCGGAACGCCTGCAGCGTTATCAGGTAAAAAACGTGGTGCTCGATACGGTAATGCTGGCCAAAAGCGGGGATCCGCTGTTATCGCCCTCAGCGATTGCTACTTTGCGAACCCGCCTGCTGCCACAGGTCTCTTTAATAACGCCTAATTTGCCAGAAGCCGCGGCGTTATTGGATGCCCCTCATGCCCGCACTGAGCAGGAGATGCTGGAGCAAGGGCGAGCGTTATTAGGGATGGGCTGTGGCGCTGTGTTAATGAAAGGCGGCCATCTGGATGGGGCTCAAAGCCCGGACTGGCTGTTTACTCCCGACGGCGAACAGCGTTTTACCGCGCCGCGGATTGTGACTAAAAATACTCACGGTACCGGGTGTACGCTTTCAGCTGCGCTGGCAGCGCTGCGTCCACGTCACGATAGCTGGGGAGCGACCGTTGAACAGGCCAAAGCCTGGCTGTCTGAGGCGCTGGCTCAGGCCGATACGCTGGAAGTGGGCGAGGGCATTGGCCCGGTGCATCATTTCCACGCCTGGTGGTAA
- a CDS encoding GntR family transcriptional regulator: MEQSHTRLIAQLNERIAAADNAPLYRKFAETIKNAVRSGILEHGNILPGERDLSQLTGVSRITVRKAMQSLEDEGVVTRARGYGTQINNIFEYSLKEARGFSQQVVLRGKKPDTLWVNKRMVPCPDEVSEQLGVPSGSEVFLLKRIRYVDEDPVSIEESWVPAHLIEDVDAIGISLYDYFRSQQIYPQRTRSRVSACMPDAEFLAHIKLDGKVPVLVIKQVALDQLQRPVEYSTSYCRSDLYVFVCEE; this comes from the coding sequence ATGGAACAATCACATACCCGGCTCATCGCCCAGCTGAATGAACGAATTGCAGCGGCGGATAATGCGCCGCTGTACCGTAAGTTTGCTGAGACTATTAAAAATGCCGTGCGCAGCGGCATTCTTGAACACGGCAATATTCTTCCGGGTGAGCGAGACCTTAGTCAGTTAACCGGCGTTTCGCGCATTACGGTGCGTAAAGCGATGCAATCCCTGGAAGATGAAGGGGTGGTGACCAGGGCGCGCGGTTACGGAACCCAAATCAATAATATTTTTGAGTATTCGCTTAAAGAAGCGCGCGGGTTCTCTCAGCAGGTAGTTTTACGTGGGAAAAAGCCAGATACTCTCTGGGTGAACAAACGCATGGTTCCCTGTCCTGACGAGGTATCTGAGCAGCTGGGCGTACCTTCGGGAAGCGAGGTGTTCCTGCTAAAGCGCATTCGCTATGTGGATGAAGACCCGGTTTCCATCGAAGAGTCCTGGGTACCGGCTCATTTGATTGAGGATGTCGACGCTATTGGCATCTCACTTTATGACTATTTCCGCAGCCAGCAGATCTATCCTCAGCGTACCCGCTCCAGAGTGAGCGCCTGCATGCCCGATGCCGAGTTTCTGGCACATATTAAGCTCGATGGAAAAGTACCGGTGCTGGTCATCAAACAGGTTGCGCTCGATCAGCTACAACGCCCTGTCGAATACAGCACCAGCTACTGCCGCAGCGATTTATACGTTTTCGTGTGCGAGGAGTAA
- a CDS encoding kinase produces MTKTRLMERLPALRTQRPVIVVGAAVIDVIADTSVLPWRGCDIELKQQGVNVGGCALNIAVALSRLGIEATNALPIGRGVWADIIRSRMAKEGLDSAITTDKADNGWCLALVEPDGERTFMSFSGVENQWNADWLSRLDIPRNSLIYLSGYQLASPCGELLVSWLEQLEHVTPVIDFGPRINDISTPLMERIMASRPLVTLNRQEAEIAAARFNLSPEVEDFGHGWQDKFSAPLIVRLDKDGAWYFSSAASEHIAARPVTVVDTIGAGDSHAGGVLAGLASGWSLADAVLLGNAVASWVVGHRGGDCAPWREELLLAHENV; encoded by the coding sequence ATGACGAAAACGCGCCTGATGGAACGATTGCCCGCTTTGCGAACTCAGCGCCCGGTTATTGTCGTCGGCGCTGCCGTCATTGATGTGATTGCCGATACCAGCGTGCTGCCATGGCGCGGATGCGATATTGAGCTAAAGCAGCAAGGGGTTAATGTGGGCGGCTGTGCGCTCAATATTGCCGTGGCCCTGAGCCGCCTGGGAATTGAAGCCACTAACGCCCTGCCCATTGGCCGGGGCGTCTGGGCCGATATTATCCGCAGCAGAATGGCTAAAGAAGGGCTTGATAGCGCGATAACCACCGACAAGGCCGATAACGGCTGGTGCCTGGCGCTGGTGGAGCCAGATGGTGAGCGAACGTTTATGTCATTCAGCGGCGTAGAAAACCAGTGGAACGCCGACTGGCTATCCCGGCTGGATATTCCGCGTAACAGCCTGATTTATCTCTCAGGTTATCAACTGGCCTCCCCATGCGGAGAGCTATTGGTTAGCTGGCTGGAGCAACTGGAGCATGTCACGCCGGTTATAGATTTCGGCCCGCGCATTAACGATATTTCCACGCCCCTGATGGAACGAATAATGGCCAGCCGCCCGCTGGTTACATTAAATCGTCAGGAGGCGGAAATCGCCGCCGCACGTTTTAATCTCAGCCCTGAAGTGGAAGATTTTGGCCATGGCTGGCAGGATAAATTCTCTGCCCCCCTTATCGTTCGCCTCGATAAAGATGGCGCATGGTACTTCAGTTCAGCCGCATCGGAACATATCGCCGCACGACCGGTAACCGTGGTCGATACTATCGGAGCCGGAGACAGCCATGCAGGCGGCGTGCTGGCAGGTCTGGCCTCCGGATGGTCGCTGGCGGATGCGGTATTGCTGGGGAATGCGGTGGCTTCGTGGGTGGTCGGCCATCGCGGAGGGGACTGCGCGCCCTGGCGCGAGGAATTACTCCTCGCACACGAAAACGTATAA
- the yegU gene encoding hypothetical protein: MKAERILGALYGQALGDAMGMPSELWPRTRVKAHFGWIDRFLPGPQENNAACYFKQAEFTDDTSMALCLADALLECEGEINPDIIGRNILAWAEGFDAFNKNVLGPTSKIALNAIRDGKPVASLENNGVTNGAAMRVSPLGCLLPPRCLDSFIDDVALASSPTHKSDLAVAGAVVIAWAISRAIEGDKWDDIVTSLPSIAHQAQQKRITTFSASLAARLEIALKIVRESSGAESASEQLYQVVGAGTSTIESVPCAIAMVELAGGCPNRCAVLCANLGGDTDTIGAMATAICGALNGVNAIDPVLKQELDAVNQFDFARYATALTQLRKQREEA; the protein is encoded by the coding sequence ATGAAAGCTGAACGTATTCTCGGGGCGCTCTACGGCCAGGCATTAGGGGATGCGATGGGCATGCCATCGGAGCTATGGCCGCGCACTCGGGTTAAAGCGCACTTTGGCTGGATCGACCGTTTTTTACCTGGCCCTCAGGAAAACAACGCCGCCTGTTACTTTAAACAGGCCGAATTTACCGACGATACCTCGATGGCGCTGTGCCTGGCCGATGCCCTGCTTGAGTGTGAAGGGGAAATTAATCCCGACATTATTGGCCGCAATATTCTGGCCTGGGCTGAAGGCTTTGACGCATTCAATAAAAACGTACTCGGCCCCACGTCAAAAATTGCCCTGAATGCTATTCGCGATGGTAAACCGGTCGCCAGCCTTGAGAATAACGGTGTAACCAACGGCGCGGCAATGCGCGTCTCTCCGCTTGGCTGCCTGCTGCCTCCCCGCTGCCTGGATAGCTTTATCGATGATGTCGCGCTGGCCTCCAGCCCCACCCATAAATCGGATCTGGCCGTGGCCGGTGCCGTGGTAATTGCCTGGGCCATATCGCGCGCCATTGAGGGGGACAAATGGGACGATATTGTCACTTCTCTGCCCTCAATTGCCCATCAGGCCCAGCAAAAACGCATCACCACCTTTAGCGCTTCTCTCGCAGCCAGGCTAGAAATTGCGCTGAAGATTGTTCGCGAATCTAGCGGAGCCGAATCCGCCAGTGAGCAGCTTTATCAGGTGGTAGGTGCGGGAACCAGCACCATCGAGTCTGTCCCGTGCGCTATTGCGATGGTCGAGCTGGCGGGCGGCTGCCCTAACCGTTGTGCGGTGTTGTGCGCCAATCTTGGCGGTGATACCGATACTATCGGCGCGATGGCTACCGCTATCTGCGGCGCGCTTAATGGCGTAAACGCTATCGACCCGGTATTGAAACAGGAGCTGGATGCGGTAAACCAATTCGATTTTGCCCGCTACGCCACGGCACTGACTCAACTCAGGAAACAGCGGGAGGAGGCATGA
- the yegT gene encoding MFS transporter, whose protein sequence is MKTTVKLSFMMFVEWFIWGAWFVPLWLWLNKSGFSAGEIGWSYACTAIAAILSPILVGSITDRFFSAQKVLAVLMFAGAILMYFAAQQTTFSGFFPLLLAYSLTYMPTIALTNSIAFANVPDVERDFPRIRVMGTIGWIASGLACGFLPQMLGYSDISPTNIPLLITAASSALLGIFAFFLPDTPPKSTGKMDIKVMLGLDALVLLRDKNFLVFFFCSFLFAMPLAFYYIFANGYLTEVGMKNATGWMTLGQFSEIFFMLALPFFTKRFGIKKVLLLGLITAAIRYGFFVYGGAEQYFTYALLFLGILLHGVSYDFYYVTAYIYVDKKAPVHMRTAAQGLITLCCQGFGSLLGYRIGGVMMEKMFAYQEPVHGLTFNWAGMWTFGAVMIAIIAVLFMVFFRESDKEIATIEVDCPDLALTQQGEVK, encoded by the coding sequence ATGAAAACAACAGTAAAGCTGTCGTTCATGATGTTCGTGGAGTGGTTTATCTGGGGGGCGTGGTTTGTTCCACTGTGGCTGTGGCTCAATAAAAGTGGTTTCAGCGCCGGGGAGATAGGCTGGTCTTACGCCTGTACTGCGATTGCCGCTATCCTCTCACCTATTCTGGTGGGCTCCATTACCGACCGTTTTTTCTCCGCCCAGAAGGTTCTGGCGGTGCTGATGTTTGCCGGGGCGATATTGATGTATTTCGCTGCGCAGCAAACTACATTTAGCGGCTTTTTCCCGCTGCTGCTGGCCTATTCACTCACCTATATGCCTACCATTGCGCTTACTAACAGCATTGCTTTCGCCAATGTTCCTGATGTGGAGCGTGATTTTCCACGTATTCGCGTGATGGGCACCATCGGCTGGATAGCCTCCGGGCTGGCCTGCGGCTTTCTGCCGCAAATGCTGGGCTATAGCGATATTTCACCAACCAATATTCCACTATTGATTACCGCTGCCAGCTCGGCGCTTCTTGGGATTTTCGCTTTCTTCCTGCCGGATACTCCGCCTAAAAGCACCGGCAAGATGGACATCAAAGTTATGCTCGGGCTGGATGCGCTGGTGCTGCTGCGCGATAAAAACTTCCTGGTCTTTTTCTTCTGTTCATTCTTGTTTGCGATGCCGCTGGCCTTTTATTACATCTTTGCCAACGGCTATCTGACAGAAGTAGGCATGAAAAATGCCACCGGCTGGATGACGCTCGGCCAGTTCTCAGAAATATTTTTCATGCTGGCGTTGCCATTTTTCACTAAACGCTTTGGTATTAAAAAGGTATTGCTTCTGGGCCTGATTACCGCGGCCATCCGCTACGGCTTTTTCGTCTACGGCGGGGCGGAACAGTATTTCACCTACGCCCTGTTGTTCTTAGGCATTCTGCTGCACGGCGTGAGCTACGACTTTTACTACGTTACGGCTTACATCTATGTCGATAAAAAAGCACCGGTGCATATGCGCACCGCCGCTCAGGGCCTGATTACTCTGTGCTGCCAGGGTTTTGGCAGTCTGCTGGGTTACCGCATAGGCGGTGTCATGATGGAGAAAATGTTTGCCTATCAGGAGCCGGTACACGGTCTCACTTTTAACTGGGCCGGAATGTGGACTTTCGGCGCGGTAATGATAGCCATCATCGCCGTACTGTTTATGGTTTTCTTTCGCGAGTCGGACAAAGAGATTGCCACCATTGAAGTGGACTGTCCGGATTTAGCGCTGACACAACAAGGGGAAGTAAAATGA